One genomic region from Henningerozyma blattae CBS 6284 chromosome 2, complete genome encodes:
- the RPS20 gene encoding 40S ribosomal protein uS10 (similar to Saccharomyces cerevisiae RPS20 (YHL015W); ancestral locus Anc_2.550), protein MSDFKKENVEEVEAPKILKMRITLTSTKVKQLESVCTNIVNNVEQHNLYKKGPVRLPTKVLKISTRKTPNGEGSKTWDTYEMRIHKRYIDLQAPVNIVKRITQITIEPGVDVEVIVANE, encoded by the coding sequence ATGTCTGactttaaaaaagaaaacgtTGAAGAAGTTGAAGCTCCAAAGATTCTAAAGATGAGAATCACCTTGACCTCCACCAAGGTTAAGCAATTGGAATCTGTTTGTACCAACATTGTCAACAATGTTGAACAACACAACTTATACAAGAAGGGTCCAGTCAGATTACCAACCAAGGTCTTAAAGATCTCCACCAGAAAGACTCCAAATGGTGAAGGTTCTAAAACTTGGGACACTTATGAAATGAGAATTCACAAGAGATACATTGACTTACAAGCTCCAGTTAACATTGTCAAGAGAATTACTCAAATCACCATTGAACCTGGTGTAGATGTCGAAGTTATCGTTGCCAAcgaataa
- the TBLA0B06740 gene encoding uncharacterized protein (similar to Saccharomyces cerevisiae YHL017W and PTM1 (YKL039W); ancestral locus Anc_2.552): MLNRNITRSIFNCVLAFIFLLSFNKEVMVKANKETLTQHHYRTCSGMYSKEDWSGKVDPFISFNLKKFNSENENDSGVIVAIFDFQDFEHIGIELPDGEIYYICDEFAVDSGLCTSEQLDQYLIQDVVYDPFTGTNRTLAHPIMTFSQKNLGLHDSKYPITKTGYYCIATVSKYESTEYKAVVNFRNAYGKLAGAEINKLPLYGLLAIAYVVAMALYSFAFWKHKHELLPLQKYILAFFVFLTAETIFIWAYYDIKNEKGDSPGIKVYMVFLSILTAGKVSFSFFLLLIIALGYGIVFPKLNKTLMRRCQIYACVSYVLTVAFLIQSYLQDPEKTSYLLLITLIPMALSLFAYYYMILRSMTKTVIYLKEQRQIVKMGMYQKVLTIIYASLLIILAGLLVSSFIYVGTNSIDMVEQHWRTRFFYTDFWPTLVYFGVFVTLSFIWRPTSTSYMLASSQQLPTDPENVADFDLDDLQSLGEVADADLRHDDDDLDLNFSEEEHETDEQNKPAKQPTA; encoded by the coding sequence ATGCTCAATAGAAATATAACTAGGTCTATCTTCAATTGCGTCCTAGCATTTATCTTCTTATTATCCTTTAATAAGGAGGTAATGGTGAAGGCCAATAAAGAAACATTAACTCAACACCATTATAGAACATGTTCTGGGATGTACTCCAAAGAAGATTGGAGTGGGAAAGTCGACCCCTTTATCTCattcaatttgaaaaaattcaattcagaaaatgaaaatgattcaGGTGTCATTGTAGCCATTTTTGATTTCCAAGATTTTGAGCATATCGGTATTGAATTACCAGATGGTgagatttattatatctGTGATGAATTTGCTGTCGATTCAGGACTTTGTACAAGTGAACAATTGGATcaatatttgattcaaGATGTAGTTTATGATCCTTTCACTGGCACCAATAGAACTTTAGCTCATCCAATTATGACATTTTCACAAAAGAATCTAGGGTTACATGATAGTAAATATCCAATTACCAAGACTGGTTACTATTGTATTGCCACTGTTTCCAAATATGAATCTACTGAATATAAAGCAGTAGTTAATTTCAGAAATGCCTACGGTAAATTAGCTGGTgctgaaattaataaattgcCCCTTTACGGTTTGTTAGCTATTGCTTACGTTGTGGCAATGGCTTTATATTCCTTTGCATTCTGGAAACATAAGCatgaattattaccattacaaaaatatattttggcTTTCTTTGTCTTTCTAACCGCTGaaactatttttatttgggCCTATTATGATATCAAGAATGAAAAAGGTGATAGTCCTGGAATCAAAGTATACATGGTCTTCCTCTCTATCTTGACTGCCGGTAAAGTTTCCTTCTCATTCTTCCTATTATTGATTATTGCTTTAGGTTACGGTATCGTATTCCctaaattgaataaaactTTGATGAGACGTTGCCAAATTTATGCATGCGTATCATATGTCCTAACAGTAGCCTTCTTGATTCAAAGTTATTTGCAAGATCCAGAAAAGACTTCCtatctattattaatcacTTTGATTCCAATGGCTCTATCTTTATTTGCCTACTATTACATGATTTTAAGATCGATGACAAAGACTGTCATTTACCTAAAGGAACAAAGACAAATCGTTAAGATGGGGATGTACCAAAAAGTTTTGACCATCATTTACGCTTCTTTGTTAATTATCTTAGCTGGTCTTTTAGTTTCTTCATTCATTTACGTCGGTACAAATTCAATCGATATGGTGGAACAACATTGGAGAACGAGATTCTTTTACACTGATTTCTGGCCAACTTTGGTTTATTTCGGTGTCTTTGTAACTTTATCCTTCATCTGGAGACCAACTTCTACTTCATACATGTTGGCATCTTCTCAACAATTACCAACAGACCCAGAAAACGTTGCTGATTTCGATTTAGATGATTTACAATCATTAGGTGAAGTAGCAGACGCTGATTTAAGACATGATGATGACGACTTGGATTTAAATTTCTCTGAAGAAGAACATGAAACTGATGAACAAAATAAACCTGCTAAACAACCTACTGCATAG